In Setaria italica strain Yugu1 chromosome I, Setaria_italica_v2.0, whole genome shotgun sequence, the genomic window AACTAATATCAAGTATGTGCACTAAAGTTGTATATATAAGCCTACCCTTTTACTGTAATTGACTCTCGTATTTCCATCGCCTTTGTACATATCCAGGTTACCTCCAAGTTTAAATTGAGGTACAAACTATTACTTACCTATTCATATCAGTTTAGTGAATGGTATGACAAATGAGTGTGCACAACATGGCATGCTGGTTTTAACATGCCTGCAGTTTTGTACTGAAACTTAACCAACGACTCAGGATAGGCGTCAAGACTATTTGTTAATCTATCATCATCACCACACACCATTCCATCATTTAGTACAGTTGTTTAGCTTATGCATGACATGTACACTCATTAACCAAAAATATACAACCTAATCCCTTGTCACACCCTCCTACCTTACAGACACCTAAAAGATGCCCAGTAGTTTGTGAGATGctctattaaaaaaatgaagtatTTTGTATGATTCAACATTCTACTATTAACCATGAGATGAAAGCAGCCAGTTACATTAATTTGCTACTTTCTTGAATGATCACAATTCACCATACATAGTTTGCCATCCTTCAGCAAGTTCACCATACAAAGATTCTATCTAGCTGGTGGTGCCAATCTCTAAATGCTAACAAGCAACCAACCAGCACAAGCAATACAAAAAAGTTTAACTGGCTGCTACCAATTTCCATTCACATTCTGAATTTGAATAGGATGCTCAGTTTGCATTACCATATTAGGAGCATTTCTTTTTGCTGCCTTCTTCACGCCTGTGTGTTGTGCAGCAGAGGCGGCAACATCCTAGCCGGTGGGCTCGCTGCCAAGCCCGGCCACATCATGGCTACCAAGCCCAGCGCCACGGCCATGGCCACGGCCGCCACCCTGGCCAACACAGCCACGGCCTTGGCCGCCGCCCCTGGACCTGCCCAACGCATGGGCTGTGGCGCCCATGCCACCTACACCTCGTTCGCCACCACCCAGGCCacctcttccgccgccgcccaggtcACCTCATCTGCCGCCGCCCAGACCACCATCGCTGTCTTCCTGGCCCCCGAACCCACCCCTGGCCGCACCTTCTTCCTGGCTCGTGACCACGCCTAAGGGCCCACGaccgccggcgcccaggccagcTGTGCCTTCTTCCTGCGCGGCGATGCCGCCCCTGGCCGCGCCACCTAAGTTCCCCTGGCCAGCGACGCCAGCACGCATCCTCTAGGTGGCATGGGCCCCCGCCAAAATGGAGCCGTGAGGATGAGTCGAGGATGCAATCGGAGAAATCGATGGAGGagggtcgtcgtcgccgtccatCTCGCCGGGAAAAACCGCTGGCGGCAGCCCAAGAAGGAAGAGGCGGCGCTAGGTTttcggcggcggaggaagagaACCATCGGGCAGAAAGGGGGGCAACGGGGAGAAAAGAAGTGACtgtctgttctttttttttaatcgaaGCGGTATGTGTAACcgatggcaatggtgggtaaatactcaccaactccacgaggaggtctgaaaAGGGGGTTTTTGAAGCACCTCTTAAGatactccaccaaaaacgtggatctaccccctgctccacctttttcctggagccgaagttgctggagctaaacgcgtttggctgcgaaatttttagagttggtggagtggagcaatttttcctggagtggagtgctcctgAACACCCCCTTAGAGTCTGTTTATTTGAGCTGCAGtttttgagcttttctgaaaAGATGATGCTGGCTTTTTATTCTGAAAAGCTAATTCtaacttttagaagatgtgtttagctttctaaGCTCAAAAAGCAACGAAAAGCTTGTAAAATTgagctttccatataaactcataTTTTCGGAGCTTCTATTTTTTGAGATGCTGCACAAGATGTTCACTTTTTTATTTGAGCTTAAAAACTGCCAGGaagcagctcaaacaaacatgtTCCTTAGATTCTTTTGTTGTATCAACCGTGCAATATAGATTCACAATGTGGTATGCGTGTTGGCACGTGCAATTCGTTGCAGCACGTTGACGTCATCAAAccgtttcttcttcttaatcCAAAAACAATTTCATTTTCCAACGTCACTTGGATATACGTTTCAATTGGACATCtcaccttttccttttccttattcATAGTTTCATTTTGCTATTGAGTGCACGAATCAAGAATTACTGATTGTTCTCTAGTGCTTACAAGACTATCTGCTTCGAAACCAACGGGGACAGGCAGACACGGTTTTCAGCAAACCAAGGCCCCCGCCGAAAAGGACACCGGCCGGAAACGAAACCCACGACCCGCCGTCGCAATCCCAGGCCATTCCCGTGGAcgaccgccgccgtcgacgcctcAGTCTCCGATCCGATCCAACTGCGATCAGCCCGATCCCCTCCACTACCATCCTAAAACCTCCCCGCCTATATAAACCCTCCGGCACGCTCTCCCACACACCACCGCAGCTCACGACATGATTTCCACTCCGGACACCGGCGATCACACGCTCACGCTCACTCTTCGAAAGCAAGAACCGGCGGCGAGGCCAGAGCCACCGTCGCCGGCCATGGGCGACTTCATCCCGGGGCTCCCGGAGGACCTGGCCCGGGAGTGCCTGGTGCGGCTGGGGTTCGACCAGCTCCCCGCGGCGCGCCGCGTCTCGCGCGGCTGGAAGGCCGAGGTCGAGTCTCCcttccaccaccgcctccgccggccccgcccgctCCTCGCACTCGCGCAGGCCCGGCCACCGCTCGCGGACTCCGGCCCGGCACGCAAgtacgccgccgcggcgggctaCTCCTACCGCCTCGTGCTCCACGACCCGGGCGCCGGCACGTGGACgccgctccctcctctccccggcggcggcggaggcctcccGCTGTTCTGCCAGCTCGCCGCGGTCGGCGAGGGTCCGTCGACGAAGCTGGTGGTGCTGGGCGGGTGGGATCCCGAGACGTGGGCGCCGACGGCCGCGGTGCACGTGTACGACTTCCTGGCCGGCGtctggcggcgcggcgcggacatgccgccgccgcggcggtcgtTCTTCGCGTGCGCGGCGGTCGGCAGCAGGGTGTTCGTGGCCGGGGGCCACGACGTGGAGAAGAACGCGCTGCGGTCGGCGGCCGCGTACGACGCCGAGGCCGATGCGTGGGCGGCGCTCCCGGACATGGCGCGGGAGCGGGACGAGGCCAGGGgcgtccgcgccggcggcggcaggtttGTCGCCCTCGGCGGGTACTCGACGGAAGGGCAGGGCCGGTTCGCCGGCTCCGCCGAGGCGTTCGACCCGTCCACCTGGTCGTGGGGCCCCGTGCGGGAGCGGGTGATCGAGGACGGCGCGTGCCCGAGGacctgctgcgccgccgccgcggggaatGGGATGATGTACATGCTCGACGCCGGGCGCGTCATGGCGCGGGACGCCGAAGATGGCGGCGCGTGGCGGACCGTGGCGCGCGTGCCGGAGGacgggcgcgcggcggccacGGAGGTCGCAGCCATCGGGGAAGGCCGCGTGGCCGTCGTCGGCTCCGCGTGCCACGGCGCCGAGCAGGCCGTGTACGTGCTGAGCCACGGCGATGCGACGGCGCCGTCGTGgacgcgcgccgcggcgccgccggagttCACCGGGCACGTGCAGGCCGCATGCTGTGTACAGATATAGATCAGTGCAGACCTTGTATGTATTTAGAAGCTTGGATTTGCTCCGTTCGGCTGCAATCCCGTCAATGTGCGGTTAATCTAATCTCGATACTGCTTCCTAGTACATCTcatctcaacatgtcttcctgCGAGCAGAGCGTCAAGTTGACAAGCTATAATTTCACTGCAACATGTCTTCCAGTGAACCAtcggaagccgccgccgccgccaccatcttcTCGATCTCTTCTTGAGCA contains:
- the LOC101781777 gene encoding F-box/kelch-repeat protein At1g80440 → MGDFIPGLPEDLARECLVRLGFDQLPAARRVSRGWKAEVESPFHHRLRRPRPLLALAQARPPLADSGPARKYAAAAGYSYRLVLHDPGAGTWTPLPPLPGGGGGLPLFCQLAAVGEGPSTKLVVLGGWDPETWAPTAAVHVYDFLAGVWRRGADMPPPRRSFFACAAVGSRVFVAGGHDVEKNALRSAAAYDAEADAWAALPDMARERDEARGVRAGGGRFVALGGYSTEGQGRFAGSAEAFDPSTWSWGPVRERVIEDGACPRTCCAAAAGNGMMYMLDAGRVMARDAEDGGAWRTVARVPEDGRAAATEVAAIGEGRVAVVGSACHGAEQAVYVLSHGDATAPSWTRAAAPPEFTGHVQAACCVQI